The nucleotide window TGGGAGAGCGGCGGGGTAACGGACACATGAGCCGCCAACACGTGTCCTGTCGCCTCTATCACGACAGTGAAGAAGTTTCTTGCGGACTGCTGAAAAACACCATAGAATCCGTCCGAAATCCCCTCCGAGCACTCCCCTGTTCACACGAGGTCATGTATGGCTGGTGATCTTGCCCAACATCGCGTAAGATTGCCCTATCTCGTTCGCACGATACAGGACAGGTCGAGATAAAGATGTCGGATGCTGAAAGAAATGGAGGGACGGCCATGAGGTTAGCGGTGGAACAACAAGCATATCCTTACATCACAACGAATCGGAGAATCGCGGGAGGTTCCCCCATCATCAAGGGGACCCGCATCACCGTCCGCACCATCGCCGGCTACTACCAGATGGGAATGAGCGTCGACGAGATACTGACCACCCTGCAACACTTGTCGCCATCACAGGTCCATTCGGCGTTGGCCTACTATTTCGATCATCAGCAAGAGATTGATCGCGAATTGGAGGTCTCGACTGATGTCGAACAGTGGAAAAAACAGGCAGTTCCGCATCCCAGAGCGGCGACCACGTGAAGGTCCGCCTCTTTCTCGACGAAGATGTCCATGCCGGCCTTGCCCATGCACTCAACCTGCGAGGTATCGATACGGTACATGCCCAGGGATTGAAGCGAACCGGGCTGGCCGATGCCGAACAGCTTGCTTACGCGATCAGGCACCGGCGATGCCTTTTCAGCTTCAATGTGAAGGATTTTGTGCTACTCCACAACCTCTATGCCATGGAGCATAGAAGCCATTACGGTATCATTGTCTCAAGGCAACTTCCGATCGGTCTGACACTCGCCAGACTTCTGCGCTTCATCGATCAGCGCACCCAGGACGCCATGAAGAACCAGATCGCCTTCCTGTAGATGACTGATGCTGACAAGCAGCGCACTCCGCCAGAGGATGAGGGAGATCGAATAAGGCGCTTGAACGATGGGAGATCGAACAGGCGCGGGGGCTGGCCGCCTATTCGTCAGATCGGTCGGTCAGGCCGCACATGCGCCGAGCCCATGCCCACCTTTATTGGACCGGTCCGGGCAGGACGGAGCCGCGGGTGCGCTTTCTGCTGCCGATTGCGGTCAAGGGAAAGCCGGTAGAGGAAGAGGCCGCGACGCCCATCATCCAGTTGACACGTGAATGATCGGGTGCGCGGTGGGTTATGCTCTCTCCGATGAGTTTTCCTACTTGGGCGCAACGCGCTCGGGGGCGTCATGAGCTGGGTTATTCACTCTACTGTCCCCCGCATAACGACTTGGGAGCTCAGCCGCCGTGAGGCGAAGCCGAGCGGCGGTCGGGACCGCCTTGTCGAGCTTCCGACCATCGCCACTACCGCTTCCTCAAGACGACTGACGGCGAATCGGAGCGGGGATGAGGGGGAGTGGAAGGATGTCTTGGGTAACGACCTTACTTTTGCCCATAAGGAATGGTGGGGCGACAAACCGGGAAAGGTGAACAACCCCAAAACCGTTCGCCGGCGCGCGCGCTACGCTGGGCGATCCGAAGCATCATCGCTGCCCCGCATCGCGGACAAGAGGTCTTCGGATGAGTCTTGGATGGCTCCGATATCGCAGAGGCTCCAGTCACCCCGATCCTTCAGGGTCGCCGGATCGTTATCGGCAGTTGAACCTCGTGGACCTTGTTCGTCGTGATGTCGAAGACCTTAATCCTGACGGACGTATACGGTTGCCACGTGAGGTAGACGAAGCCGTGTTCGATATTGCCTGGCGCGATGACCCGATCTCCGAAGTCCTGCGCGGCTAATTCTCGCTTGAATCGCGATGTAATGGTATCGGAGGTCCCTTCCGCGACACCGCCAACCCCACCAACCGCCCCGCCGACCGCCGCTCCGGTAGCGGCCCCCTCTCCTCCGCCAGCTGCGCCTCCAATTGCGGCTCCGGCAGCAGCCCCGGCCAACGCCCCAACAGCGAGGCCCGTTGCGGCCGTGGTCCCGATCGAAGATTCCCGCACCCGCTGGGACGCCTGGTGAAGGGTATAGGCCCCGGCGAACTCCCCGCCTGCGGTCATCCCGAAGATCTGCGCTGCGTTGATTTCGAATTCGTGGGACCCGGTATTCCTGGCGATGAGGTGGAGCGGCAGGACCTCAGCCGTGCGGAGATCGGTCCCAAAGACCCGCGTCGAGTGCTCCTCGGTATCCACTGGATCGACCGCCAGCACCAATCCTTCGATCCGGGTCGACGACGGATACGACTCCGGGGGCCGAAACGGGGTAACGGTGGTCCGTAAGGGCGCCGCACACCCGGCGCCGATCAGGAGCCCGAGCGCCACACACGCAGTGAGTACGGTCGATCGTATCGTCATGTCATCCTCCGTTGCTCCCACTCGTGCAGGTACCGCCGCATGTTGGGAGACTGGGTCATCTGCTTGATCAAATCCGCTACCGTATTGTCGATCGCCGATTCAACCCCCAGTGCGATCTGCCGCGCCGCTTCTTCCTCGGTGAGCATGCGCGACTGCCCTTCCCCTTGGCCTTCTGACCGCGCCGCTCCCACCCAGATGATCGTACCTTGCGCATCGCGCAGCTCAGCCCGCACGACAAGGCGCGCAAAGGAACTGGTGGTCACGGTGGCGAAGCCTGGTTTGATCTCGAAGGTCATGTCGGCATCCTGCAGGGTGACCGTCATCACTGCGTCGGGAGGCGGGTCGGGTTTGGTCTGCAGGCTTTTGAGGATCACCACACGATTGAACTGATACGACAGCGCTTTCAAGAGCTTGACGGTAAACGCGTGACCGGCCGGAAATTCGTACTTGGTGAATTTATATTCCCCGCTTAGTTTCAGGTCTCGCACCTTCGGTTCAATGTAGACCGCGATTGCGGCATTGCGCTGATACAGCTCCCCCATGTTTTCGATCGCCGGCAGACCGAGACTCGTACTGAGATGGGGGGTTTGAACGCTCGTACAGCCCGTCAGCATGAGAAGGAGAAGGGTAGCAATGAGACCTGACAGCCGAGTGACACGATAAGGCCAAGCATGATTGGTCGTGGTAGCCATAACCAACCCTCCTATGGTATCTCAGTGTGAAATGGCAGCCAACATCTTCCCAGGGAACACTCCCTTACAATGGACTCCACTATCATGACATTGTAGTACAACAGCCTGGACTTTCAGAGAACTTTTCGATAAGGTTGCAGCCACCATTCAAGGCCAAGTCGAATCTAACGAGGCGAGCGGACACTACGGAGGCATGAGAGATGGTATCAGGAGGCGATCAGCAGGAACACTACAGGCAGATGGGGTATCGAATAGCCGGAGACGGAGCGGTGGAGTTCTACTATGTGGCGTTTCGCACCCACAAACAGACGAAACAGCGAGAGCTCTGCTTGAACGGGCTATTTTCCTGGTCCAATGATCTGCACGATCCCGCTCGGACTCTTCACAACCTACCTGAGCAGGATCACGCCTATCGCTACTCGCGCCTCGGTCCCTACCCTAATCGGTCGCAGGCGGAGCAGAAGGCAATCGAATTGGCCATCCAGACCTCCGGTGACGCGACGGGCTATGGAATCTGGGGGACTGGGGGCCTTGGCGACATCGGCAACGCCGACTATCGACAGCCGTGGTTCCGGTAACACACCGACGGCTACGCAAGCGCATATTACAGATCGAGCATCCGGCACGCCGCAGTTAGGTTCATGATGCGAAATGCGCGCTTGGTCGCCACAGTCTCCGCCCCCGCTCAGTACTGGCCCACGATTCCCGCGCTCGTGGGTCCCGGGTATCCGACGTCTTTGGTGGCGGTTGCAGAAGAGCGGGGCGTGATGTGCATTGAGACGCTCGTCGAGCAAACCGTTCCTCGGCTCCAGTACACAGAACGGCTCCTCCCTCGTTAGCCTTCGAGGAGTCGATCGGGTTCTGGAGATCTTCGTTCATCTTCGCCCGAGCAACGGGTTACCGTCTCACCGATGGGCACACGATCTCCCAGGAATGGAAATCTACACCCCGGAACTCCTCGGGTTTCATTATCGCCAGTTGGTCGATGACTCGTTTCCGCATTTCCACGGAAAAGTCAATGAGCGGGGCGATCTCGTTACGGGTCATAGACTCGGGAGTGCGGTGCGGATAGAGCAGTTTGAGCAGGCCGGCGGCGGTCTTCTTGATGGCATCCTGGTTGCGCCCTGTCATGCCCTTCATGTCCACGCAGGCGGACACGTGGGTCTGGACATTCCGCCGCCGGAGTTCAGCGAAGATCTCGGCCATGTCGTCGGTCAGGAATCCGTAACCCGTGGCGTAGTTCTCCGGACGGATCTTGGGCATCTCCCAGCCCGGCAAATAGGCATGGATGCGGTCGAGGAATGCGGCATCCTGCAATTCCGCCGGTAGAACCTCGAAGAGATGCCTGTACGTGGCGTCTGCCTGTTTCCTCTCCAGATCGGTGTCGATGTCCCCCCCAGCACAATCGAGCACTGAGCAGAAAACTCCTGGTCCCCCCGGCTGAACTTACCGGTCTGCATATAGTCCTTCAGGACGCTGATGCTGGACTCGGCATCATCAAAGCGGGTGTTGGCGATTTCATCGAAGAACACGACGTGTTTGAGGCCAATGACGCCCAGCTTGCGGGTTCCCTTATTGTAAAAGAGTGTTGCCGGCGTCGCCTTGCCCCCTGACACGACGAATGAGCGGTTGGATGTATTGCGGAAGGTGTAGGTCTTGCCCGTTTCCCGCGGCCCCAGTTCGATCAGGTTGTAGTTGGATTCGACAAACGGCACCAACCGAAGGAGCATCAGCATCTTCGTCCGGCGGTCGAAACGGACCGGATTGAAACCGATAGGGAGGCGCCAACGAGCAATCAGCGCAGCGCACGCGCTCGTGATCCGAAACATGGATCTGGTCGAGCAGAGCCGCCAGAATGAGTCTACGCCCCTGGACAACGACTTCGCCCGGCTCGCTGATCTTATCAGACAGATTCAGGTCCCCTACCGGGAGCTCGTGGAACGGGCCATCAATGATCCATCGTGTTGGACGAGGTTCTGCCGCGCCCCGGCGTCTACCGACCACCACCATGCCCACGTCGGGGGGCTCTTGCGTCACACGATCGAGGTAATGGAGTTTGGGATCAAACCGCTGCCGCTGCTGCCGGTTAAGGTAAACCCCAGTCTGCTGCTGACGGCCGGGCTCTTTCACGATCTGGGTAAGATCGACGCCTACACGGAACATGCCCCCTACGCGCTCACCCCGTTGGGGAAGGCATGGGGACATCAGGTGCTCGGGCTCCGCGGTACCTCTTGCCGCTGCTGGAGCACACTCCGTCCCTGCCCCCTGAGGCCGGAGGTCGGCTGCTTTCCGCGCTCCGCCTGATTCCTTCTCAGCGCGCCTCGTCGATCCCGCCAGAGCAAGAGATACTCGCCACCTTGGACGGGCTGAGTGGCCAGTTATCTCGGATAGGCCGTTTGATGGCGGCCTAAACGACGCGCTCACAACAGCATGATCGACTCAACGTCGGTCTTGCGCATTGATCGGGACAGTATGCACGATACCTTCACCTGATGCAGATACAGACAGTCGTGGCACAGCAGGAACACCAGAAGGAGTACAGGCACGGTCGCGGGGTACGGAGGCGGAATACGATTGACCGGCGGCTAATTATTTCCATTATCTACTAGCTGATTAGGTGTATAATCACTGCTATGTTCCTGCCATACGACGCGACAGCCGTCCTCGATCTGACCGAGGAACTCAACCGCTGGAAAACCCAGCTCGACTACCGGGGTCCGGTGCCCCGGACATGGGCTGGTCGTCTTCGCCGCGATCTCGAGGCGGAGGCTGTTGCTGCGTCCACCTCGATGGAAGGAGTCCCGGTCACGGTCGAAGAGGTGCGCCACATCCTCGTCGGCGACCGCCCCGCGCAGACGCGCGAAGAGGACGCGGCCCTCGTCCGCGGGTACCGTGATGCGATGAGCTTCGTCCTGCGCCGCGCCGACGATGCGGCGTTCAGGTGGGATCGCGAGCTTCTCGTTGGTCTGCATGATCGCATCCTCGCCGGCCACTGGGGTGCGGGCGCCGGTCGGTTCCGAACCGGGGTGGCGCATCTCGTCGACAATCGCACCGGTCAGCTCGTGTTTCAGCCGCCGGCTGCTGAGGAGGTCCCCGAACTCGTCGATCGCGCGTGTGCCTCCATCGACAGGGGACTGGAGCATCCTGCCATCGGTGCCGCATGGATCCACGTGGCGATTGCTGCGATTCATCCGTTCACGGACGGGAACGGCCGCGCTGCACGCGTCGTCGCCTCGCTGGCGATGTACCGTGGGGGTTTCAAGCTACCCGAATTTACCTCGCTCGAAGAATGGTGGGGACGCCACCTGTCCGACTACTATGCGAGCTTCCACTGTCTGGGAGCGGCCTTCGACCCGACGGCCGATGTGACGCCCTTCATCCGAGCGCACCTGGAGGCCCAGCTTCATCAGGTGCGGGCGCTTGACCTGCGGGAACGTGTGCAGCATAGGATTTGGACGGCGATCGAAGAGGCGGTCACGGCTGCGGGCCTCGATCCGCGCCTGGCCAACGCCGTATGGGATGCCTTCTTTGGCCGGAGCGTGACCCCCCGGTACTACCGGCCCCTCGCGGATGTGAGCGTGGCGACGGCAACGAAGGATCTCGCCATGGCCGTCGCCGCCGGTCTGCTGCGGCCGGTCGGCCGGGCGAGGTCCCGCACCTATCAGGCAGGCGAGGCACTGTACGCGCGAATCGGTGCAGCCCTCGGCGTCCCAGTCGCAGAGTCTGGCGAGCCGGCGCGTGGGACGATCATCGGCGAACTCACGAAGCGGGTGGCGTCGGAACGGCCACGGTAGGATAATCCACCTATTTCGGCCAGGCAACCGCAAGGAATCCGCCCGGTACGTGCCGGCCCGGCGCTGAAGCTCCTGTCTCTTGTTGACAAGCACAGCATCACGGCGGCGGCCTAAATATCGCTATCGCAGGTCCATTCAGCGTTAGGAGGCGTCAACAATTAACATTTACATCTACTAAAGCTAAAGCAACAAACCCCCCTTCATCCCTCTTTCGAAAGGGGGAAAGAGGGGGGTTTGTGCATTGTTCGGGTCATGAATATGTACATGTTATTCTTTGACGCTGCCTTAGCTCACTATTTCGATCATCAGCAAGAGATCGACCGCGAACCGGAGGTCTCGACTGATGCCGAACAGTGGAAACAACAGGTAGTTCCGCATCCCAGAGCGGCGACCACGCCGCAGCCAGCTCAACAGACTGCTTGATCCCACCACCTACTCCGTCACGTTGGAGACACTGACCCGCGCGGCCCACGCCGTCGGACGTCAGGTGAAGCTGGAACTGGTTTAGGGCGACGAGCTGGGTATCAACCAGCGACGACCCCCGCCATTCGATGCCGATCCCTGAAGCATCTATGACACGTAATGGGCCGAGCCGTTCCTCGCTTCCCGTCTCCGAACTCGCCTGGCGTCAGATCGTCTCAACGGTAGCCGCCCCGTTATTCATCTGTCTACAGCATCTCCGACCTTGTGGCGTTGATGGCCTGGCTTCGGTCAGGCGGTGAGGTATACAAATGGATGAAGGGTATAAAGAGGGGCCACAGGTAAGTGGCACACGGAAACCCTTGACAAGCTCTTAGAACGGCTGGAGAATCGCAGGTATTGCAAGCGTTCGAAGGAACCCATCTGAATCTCAGGCCGGGCGCGGGAATGCAATCGGCACAATCAACCGTGCCGATGTACTCAACCTGCGAGGTATCGCTACAGTACATATCCAGGGATTGAAGCAAACCGGACGAGCCCTAACCAAAGGCAAACAGGCAAGGCAGGAACGAGAAGCGGTTGCGGAAGGCGCGGCGGCGGCTGCAACCAAAGGTTGGCGTTGACATCATGGTCTATACGCCTGACGAATTCGCTCAGTTGTGCGCTCATCGGCCTTTTTTCAGGGACGAGATTGTCGCGAAAGGGGAAGTCGTCTATGAACACGGCAGGTGAGCGATGGCGGGTCGGATTGAATATCGGCCAGGAAAGGAGTGGTTAAAGAGGGAAATGGCACATGAACAATTTGTGACCGATACAAAGGGAAACAAGGTGAGCGTGATCCTCTCGCTCAAACGATATGAGCGATTGATGGAGGACTTGCACGACTTGGCGGTCGTTGCCGAGCGACGAGACGAAAAACCGATCAGCTTTGAGGAAATGAAACGGCGATTGAAGAAAGATGGCATCCTATCACGTTGACTTCAAGCCATCCGTTTACAAAGATTTCCGCCGTTTACCCGAGTCGGTCGTTGAGCGGGTGATGAAAAGGATTGAGCAATTGAAAGACGAACCCTTGCCTCACGGTGTAGAGAAATTGGAAACCGCCGAACGCCTTTATCGCATTCGGATTAGCGATTATCACATCGTCTATGAAGTTGAAATGCTGGTACGGCAAGTCATGATACACTACGTGCGACATCGGCGCGAGGCGTATCGCGCGCTTTGAACGCCCTCTAACCCGACGCTTTCCAACGCTGCCGCTTTCAAGACCTTATCATTCGACGTGAGCGATCCCAATAATGCTCGCGTCGTTTCACGTACCTGGCAACCGTATCCCGATCGAGGTGTTGCGTAACGAGAAGACTGGTACTGTGAGGACGCGCAGACCACGCTGAAGAAGCTGACCGCCAAGAGACGTAAAACGGCGTGAGGATCCGTTGGCTGTCCCGCGCCGTAGAGGATCTGGCGCACCTCCATACGTATATCGCGCAGGACAACCCGCAGGCTGCCGCCAGCGAAGTGGACAACGTGGTGGAAGCCGTTTGTTTTGACAACGCAAAAGGAACCCGCCGTGATAAAGTAGACGGGACCCACCCATGTTCAGTGGTTGTTGGACCTGTGGCCTGCGGCAAGGGCGGGAGAATCAGTGGAGTCTCACAGGTGTCGGAGAATCCATACGTTAGAGGCTACACTGCACCGAAAACGTCCGGGTATTGGCGTACTTGCTCGAGTAGGTCGCGATCGTAGCGGATAACGACAATGCGGTAGCCGCGGCTGCGCAGCTCTCTGCGTATGGCTTCGTCCCTGGCCCGCTGGTCCGGCCCATCATGCACGGACCCATCGCAGAACACGCAGACGTTCGGCGCGTAATAGAAATCCGGGATGCAGCCCAGCTCCGCGATCGGCTTTTGCGCCTCATCCGGTAGCCGGTAGTGCCCTGCGGCCAAGCAATCGAGGAAGCGCCGCTCCAGTTCAGAGCGGGAATCCGCGAAGACGGCGGAATGGAGATCAGAAATGGTCATGCGCCCGATGCCCCATCGAGCAGCCATTGGTAGACCGGATCCACGCGAATCCCGTGACCGGCTATTCTCAATACTTCTAACGCCTGGTCCTGGGTAAGCACCAGCAGCAGGCACTCAGCGCGGGGGTATTCACGCCGCGCATCCTCGAGCGCTCGCAGCTCGCGAGCGGTTACGTTCGTGTCGCCGGGATCGGCACACACCTGGATGAGCGCCTCTCCCGCAGCAAGAAAACGGGCGTGGAAATCGACTTCGAACCCCGCTGCGGTTCTGACGTATCCGACATCCGCCTTACGCCGTTCGAGTTCGTTCAGCACCACAGTCTCGAGTCGATGGCCGACATTGGTACGGCCGCTGCTGTCGAAGGCCCCAACCAGGCCGGGGTCGGCCGGATAGATTTTGCGGGGGTTGGAGTTGCGTCGACGCTCAGAATCGGTAGAGAGCGAGACGGCCGTCACCAGGAAGACATCGACCAGGTGCGCCAGCAGCGCGTGCAGCGTGTCCTTGGCAACGCCGTGTCCCTGGGCCTTCAGGTCCCGGTAGAGGCCGTACACGCTGAGCGGCCCCGCCGGGTTGCGCAGGCAATGCCGGGTCAGCCAGCGTAAGGCAGCCACCTGCGTTACTTGGAAGCGCTCGACCACGTCGCGCAGCAGGAGCGTATCGACGTACCCTTGGAGCAGTTGTACCCGCAGCGGCGGGGCCATCCCCTGTGCTTCCGGGAATCCGCCTACTGCGAGATACTCCCGAAACTCCTTCTCCACCAACGAGCGCTCGACGGCGGTAAAATGGGCCACCGGCTTATTCGGTTCCTTGCCACGATGACGCAGGAATTCGCGGAAGCTGAACGGCCGGATCACGGTCTCCCAACCTCTGCCGCGAAGCGACGTATGGACCTCACGGGAGAGGAGCCGCGCCGAGGATCCCGAGACAACGATCTCCACCCGCTCGGTATCCAGCAGCCGCCGAATGAAACGCTCCCAGCCGGTTACGACCTGGATCTCATCGAAGAACCAACTCACCACCTCGCTTCTTCGCCACTGCGGGAAGTTCCGATAGTATTCTTCGAGCAGGAGATTGAGTTGCGTAAGCGGGAGTTCCGCCAGACGATCGTCATCGAAGCTCACGTACACGGCCCGTTCGGGGGCAGTGGCGTGCTGTCGCCGGTCCTGCAACTGACGCAGGAACGTCGTCTTCCCCACGCGGCGCATACCGATCACCGCGTACACCTTATTGGGCAGCGCCGGCAGACGGGCATCCCGCAACGTCGAGCCGATCTTGAGAGCCGGCAGCAACCCGGCTTCGAGTTTCTCGCGAAGGACCGGATGAAGGCTCATGAGATGCAGTATACCATAAATGTGTCCTTGTGATAAGGTCCGATGTTACTGAATCCATCCTTGTGACAGTGACACCTGATTCTTACCCCTCTGCCCTGCCGGCAGTAGACAGGCCATATCCCATCGCTATTTATCGAACACCAATCGCCAGAGTCAAGCCCGAGCAACGGGTTACCGTATCACCGATGGGCACACGATCTCCCAGGAATGGAAATCTACACCCCGGAACTCCTCGGGTTTCATTATCGCCAGTTGGTCGATGACTCGTTTCCACATTTCCACGGAAAAGTCAATGAGCGGGGCGATCTCGTTACGGGTCATAGGCTCGGGAGTGCGGTGCGGATAGAGCAGTTTGAGTAGGCCGGCGGCGGTCTTCTTGATGGCATCCTGGTTGCGCCCTGTCATGCCCTTCATGTCCACGCAGGCGGACACGTGGGTCTGGACATTCCGCCGCCGGAGTTCAGCGAATACCTCGGCCATGTCGTCGGTCAGGAATCCGTAACCTGTAGCGTAGTTCTCCGGACGGATCTTGGGCATCTCCCAGCCCGGCACATAGGCATGGATGCGGTCGAGGAATGCGGTATCCTGCAATTCCGCCGGTAGAACCTCGAAGAGATGCCTGTACGTGGAGTCGGCCTGTTTCCTCTCCAGATCGGTGTCGATGTTCCCCCCCAGCACAATCGAGCATTGAGCAGAAAACTCCTGGTCCCCCCGGCTGAACTTACCGGTCTGCATATAGTCCTTCAGGACGCTGATGCTGGACTCGGCATCATCAAAGCGGGTGTTGGCGATTTCGTCGAAGAACACGACGTGTTTGAGGCCAATGACGCCCAGCTTGCGGGTTCCCTTATTGTAAAAGAGTGTTGCCGGCGTCGCCTTACCCCCTGACACGACGAATGAGCGGTTGGATGTATTGCGAAAGGTGTAGGTCTTGCCCGTTTCCCGCGGCCCCAGTTCGATCAGGTTGTAGTTGGATTCGACGAACGGCACCAACCGAAGGAGCATCAGCATCTTCGTCCGGCGGTCGAAACGGACCGGATTGAAACCGATGGGGAGGCGCCAACGAGCAATCAGCGTAGTCGGGCAATGAACGACTGGACCTCACTGAGGCGCTAACAGGGAGAGGGGGGCTAAATCAAGTTGACAAACCCACCTATTGCTTTATCACGGCGGGTTCCTTTTGCGTTGTCAAAACGACGATCCCTCGCACGTCGACTACTCCAATCTGAGGTCAGCCTTCAGTTCCTTCAGTAGCTTGTTGATCTCCTTCGCGGTTTCCTCTGATGGTTTTTCCTTGCCGTCGCCCAGCTCGATCTGGACCCGAAACCTCAGGGGCGTATTGAACTTCGCCTTCAGCTTCAGAAGGCTCGGGATAATCTCTGCGAGATCCTGGATCTCGGATGGTTCAAGCTCGGCATGGGCCACGAGGCACTTGGACGGTGTGGCCGGACCGATACCGCCTACGCTCAGCCGGCCAGCCGGCGCAGAGGCAACCTTCAGCTTAATCGACTGAGCCGCCGG belongs to Candidatus Methylomirabilis lanthanidiphila and includes:
- a CDS encoding Putative helicase; this translates as MDLVEQSRQNESTPLDNDFARLADLIRQIQVPYRELVERAINDPSCWTRFCRAPASTDHHHAHVGGLLRHTIEVMEFGIKPLPLLPVKVNPSLLLTAGLFHDLGKIDAYTEHAPYALTPLGKAWGHQVLGLRGTSCRCWSTLRPCPLRPEVGCFPRSA
- a CDS encoding ATPase; translation: MSLHPVLREKLEAGLLPALKIGSTLRDARLPALPNKVYAVIGMRRVGKTTFLRQLQDRRQHATAPERAVYVSFDDDRLAELPLTQLNLLLEEYYRNFPQWRRSEVVSWFFDEIQVVTGWERFIRRLLDTERVEIVVSGSSARLLSREVHTSLRGRGWETVIRPFSFREFLRHRGKEPNKPVAHFTAVERSLVEKEFREYLAVGGFPEAQGMAPPLRVQLLQGYVDTLLLRDVVERFQVTQVAALRWLTRHCLRNPAGPLSVYGLYRDLKAQGHGVAKDTLHALLAHLVDVFLVTAVSLSTDSERRRNSNPRKIYPADPGLVGAFDSSGRTNVGHRLETVVLNELERRKADVGYVRTAAGFEVDFHARFLAAGEALIQVCADPGDTNVTARELRALEDARREYPRAECLLLVLTQDQALEVLRIAGHGIRVDPVYQWLLDGASGA
- a CDS encoding cell division protein Fic is translated as MFLPYDATAVLDLTEELNRWKTQLDYRGPVPRTWAGRLRRDLEAEAVAASTSMEGVPVTVEEVRHILVGDRPAQTREEDAALVRGYRDAMSFVLRRADDAAFRWDRELLVGLHDRILAGHWGAGAGRFRTGVAHLVDNRTGQLVFQPPAAEEVPELVDRACASIDRGLEHPAIGAAWIHVAIAAIHPFTDGNGRAARVVASLAMYRGGFKLPEFTSLEEWWGRHLSDYYASFHCLGAAFDPTADVTPFIRAHLEAQLHQVRALDLRERVQHRIWTAIEEAVTAAGLDPRLANAVWDAFFGRSVTPRYYRPLADVSVATATKDLAMAVAAGLLRPVGRARSRTYQAGEALYARIGAALGVPVAESGEPARGTIIGELTKRVASERPR
- a CDS encoding Plasmid stabilization system — encoded protein: MASYHVDFKPSVYKDFRRLPESVVERVMKRIEQLKDEPLPHGVEKLETAERLYRIRISDYHIVYEVEMLVRQVMIHYVRHRREAYRAL